Proteins co-encoded in one Arachis stenosperma cultivar V10309 chromosome 7, arast.V10309.gnm1.PFL2, whole genome shotgun sequence genomic window:
- the LOC130940719 gene encoding receptor-like protein kinase has translation MGTMRDLLLLYCLLHAVSALNSEGETLLSLLRKWTWVPPSINSSWQWQHASPSPCSWAGVQCDHHAQHVVSLNLAGFGIAGRLAPEIGNLTQLHRLDLAANSLHGPIPDTLKNLRNLRYISLADNLFTGHFPASLTQLSQLQIVHLSDNNLNGSVPISIGNMTQLKILYLQDNQLSGTVPSSIGNCSKLQELFLNRNLLQGVLPQSLNNLHDLAYFGAASNSLTGAIPFPVGSCNNLGFLDLSYNVFSGGIPSGLGNCSGLSKLALVNCNLVGRIPSSFGLLTHLSFLHLSNNRLSGTIPSEMGHCKSLIELQLYSNQLEGNIPSDLGNLSKLKDLELFSNRLSGEIPLSIWKIQGLQNVHVYNNHLSGELPLEMTELKHLKNISLFNNRFSGVIPRNLGINSSLVQLDFTNNRFTGNIPPNLCFGKKLSLLTLGINQLQGSMPPGLGSCTTLTRMILKQNALTGPLPDFESNPNLTYMDISNNRIDGAIPPSLGNCRNLTTLILSANKFSGLIPPQLGKLVNLRTLDLAHNNLEGSVPSQLSNCAKMDKFDVGFNSLNGSLSSRLQSWTGLSTLILRENHFSGGIPSFISEFKKLSELQLGGNMLGGRIPGSIGALQNLIYGLNLSSNWLIDGIPVEIGKLKKLQILDLSRNKLTGSIQVLDELASLVEINISYNSFHGPVPKMLVKLLNSSLPSFLGNPGLCISCSTRDGLACTKSKYLKPCDNKSPKRKGLSKVEIVLTAIGSSIFVILALYAFAFAGKSKHGVNNNNIICGEEGSSSLLNKVMEATDNLSERFVIGRGAHGVVYKALVGPDQAFAVKKLGFGTSRFKKLSMVTEIQTLGRIRHRNLVKVEDFWLRKDFGLILYRYMPNGSLHDVLHEKNPRPVVLEWRVRYKIAVGVSHGLAYLHYDCDPPIVHRDIKPKNILLDSDMEPHIADFGIAKLLSVLTEKSPSSLSSSLPLGTIGYIAPENAYATTASRESDVYSYGVVLLELLTRKKAADDGDLVGWVGSLWRETAEIGQIVDPGLAQEFIDTHIMEQVTKVLMVALRCTEQDPHNRPPMTLVTKLLSDANPPTTNTNPKG, from the coding sequence ATGGGTACGATGAGGGATCTTCTCTTGTTGTATTGCTTGTTGCATGCTGTTTCTGCACTGAACTCTGAAGGGGAGACTCTGCTTTCACTCTTGAGGAAGTGGACATGGGTGCCTCCTTCCATAAACTCCAGCTGGCAATGGCAGCATGCCTCTCCGTCTCCATGCTCGTGGGCAGGAGTTCAATGTGACCATCATGCCCAGCACGTCGTCTCTCTTAACCTTGCTGGCTTCGGGATTGCCGGTCGCTTAGCACCTGAAATCGGGAATCTCACTCAGTTGCACCGTTTGGACCTTGCTGCAAACTCGCTCCACGGCCCAATACCTGATACCTTGAAAAACTTGCGCAACTTAAGGTACATAAGCCTTGCTGATAATTTATTCACAGGCCATTTTCCAGCTTCCTTGACTCAACTCTCACAGCTACAAATTGTTCACCTCTCTGACAACAATCTAAACGGTTCCGTCCCCATAAGTATTGGGAACATGACTCAGCTCAAGATCCTGTATCTTCAGGATAACCAATTATCTGGGACAGTTCCCTCATCCATTGGCAACTGCAGCAAACTACAAGAGTTGTTTTTGAATCGGAATCTGTTGCAAGGTGTTCTGCCTCAGAGTCTAAACAACCTCCATGATCTTGCTTATTTTGGTGCTGCCAGCAACAGCCTTACTGGTGCCATTCCATTTCCAGTGGGCTCTTGTAACAATTTAGGGTTTCTGGATCTATCATATAATGTGTTTAGTGGAGGCATTCCCTCTGGCTTGGGGAACTGTAGTGGTTTATCAAAATTGGCTCTTGTCAACTGTAACTTAGTCGGAAGGATTCCATCCTCCTTTGGTTTACTGACCCATCTTTCTTTTCTACATCTTTCTAATAACCGCTTATCCGGAACAATACCTTCCGAAATGGGACACTGCAAGTCTTTGATAGAGTTGCAACTGTATTCCAATCAACTGGAGGGAAATATCCCAAGTGATCTTGGGAATTTGAGTAAACTCAAGGACCTTGAGTTGTTTTCCAATCGATTAAGTGGCGAAATTCCACTGAGCATTTGGAAGATTCAGGGTTTGCAGAATGTCCATGTGTATAACAATCACCTCTCTGGTGAGCTACCTTTGGAAATGACAGAGCTCAAGCACCTGAAGAACATCTCATTGTTCAACAACCGCTTCTCTGGAGTCATACCTCGAAACTTGGGAATTAATAGCAGTTTAGTCCAGCTGGACTTTACAAATAATAGGTTCACCGGCAACATCCCACCAAATCTCTGTTTTGGCAAGAAATTGAGCTTGCTGACTCTAGGCATCAATCAACTTCAAGGTAGCATGCCTCCTGGTTTGGGAAGTTGTACAACTCTTACGAGAATGATTCTCAAACAAAATGCTCTCACTGGGCCTCTTCCTGAtttcgaaagcaatccaaatcTCACATATATGGATATCAGCAATAACAGAATTGATGGAGCAATTCCACCCAGTTTGGGAAACTGCAGAAATCTCACCACCTTAATTTTGTCTGCGAACAAATTTTCGGGGCTTATACCTCCGCAACTTGGAAAGCTTGTGAATCTCCGAACCTTGGATCTTGCTCACAACAACTTAGAAGGCTCTGTGCCATCTCAGCTGTCAAATTGTGCCAAAATGGACAAGTTTGATGTGGGATTCAACTCCCTAAATGGTTCATTGTCATCAAGGTTGCAGAGCTGGACAGGGCTAAGCACATTGATTTTGAGAGAGAATCATTTTAGTGGAGGCATCCCATCTTTCATTTCAGAATTTAAAAAGCTTTCTGAATTGCAGCTTGGTGGTAATATGCTTGGAGGCAGAATTCCTGGATCTATTGGAGCATTGCAGAATTTGATCTATGGGTTGAATCTAAGTTCCAATTGGCTGATAGATGGCATTCCCGTGGAGATTGGAAAACTGAAAAAATTGCAAATATTGGATCTATCTCGGAACAAGTTGACAGGAAGCATACAAGTTCTTGATGAACTCGCCTCATTAGTTGAAATCAACATTTCATACAACTCTTTTCATGGTCCTGTGCCGAAGATGCTAGTGAAGTTGTTAAATTCTTCATTGCCATCATTTTTGGGCAATCCTGGACTGTGTATTAGTTGTTCAACGCGGGATGGCCTGGCTTGCACTAAAAGCAAGTACCTGAAGCCATGCGATAACAAATCACCTAAGCGGAAAGGCCTTAGTAAAGTTGAAATAGTGTTGACAGCAATTGGATCATCCATTTTTGTCATCTTAGCGCTTTATGCGTTTGCTTTTGCTGGGAAGTCAAAGCATGGAGtcaataataacaatattaTCTGTGGAGAGGAGGGGTCTTCCTCCTTACTTAACAAAGTCATGGAGGCTACAGACAACCTAAGTGAACGGTTTGTCATTGGCAGAGGAGCCCATGGAGTTGTCTACAAAGCCCTGGTGGGTCCCGACCAGGCTTTTGCAGTGAAGAAGTTGGGATTTGGTACAAGCAGATTTAAGAAGTTGAGCATGGTGACAGAGATCCAAACCCTCGGAAGAATTAGGCATCGAAATCTGGTGAAAGTAGAAGACTTTTGGTTGAGAAAAGATTTTGGGCTAATCTTGTACAGGTACATGCCAAATGGGAGCCTCCATGATGTGTTGCATGAAAAGAATCCAAGGCCAGTTGTCTTAGAGTGGAGGGTGCGGTATAAGATAGCTGTTGGGGTTTCTCATGGACTGGCTTATCTCCATTATGATTGTGATCCTCCCATAGTACACCGAGACATCAAGCCAAAGAATATACTTCTGGACTCTGATATGGAGCCTCATATCGCTGACTTTGGCATTGCCAAACTGTTGTCGGTATTGACAGAGAAATCGCCTTCATCATTGTCGTCGTCTCTCCCCCTTGGCACAATTGGTTATATTGCACCAGAGAATGCATATGCAACAACAGCTAGTAGGGAGTCAGACGTGTATAGTTACGGGGTAGTCTTGCTTGAACTCCTAACCAGAAAGAAGGCAGCGGATGATGGTGATTTGGTGGGTTGGGTTGGATCCCTCTGGAGAGAAACAGCAGAAATTGGCCAAATTGTGGATCCAGGGCTTGCACAAGAATTCATTGACACCCACATAATGGAGCAAGTTACCAAAGTGCTTATGGTGGCTCTGAGATGCACTGAGCAGGATCCCCACAACAGACCCCCAATGACACTTGTTACCAAGCTCTTATCAGATGCAAATCCACCAACAACTAATACTAATCCTAAGGGCTAG